GGATACTTTAGCTTGAACCataagcttcagaccccttagcttgTCTAAATGGGGCCCACAGCCTCCTCATTCAAACCCCCCACCTGAAAAAGTGGTTTGGATGCTTTAgctttagccccccccccacctgaaAAAGTGGTTTGGATACTTTAGCTTGAACCAcaagcttcagaccccttagcttgaaccataagcttcagaccccttagcttgaaccataagcttcagaccccttagcttgaaccacaagcttcagaccccttagcttgaaccataagcttcagaccccttagcttgTCTAAATGGGGCCCACAGCCTCCTCattcaaacccccccccccccacctgaaAAAGTGGTTTGGATGTGCCATACTGTAAATGAACTTGAACCataagcttcagaccccttagcttgTCTAAATGGGGCCCACAGCCTCctcattcaaacacatcacagagcaccgccccccccccccacctgaaAAAGTGGTTTGGATGTGCCATACTGTAAATGAACTTGAACCataagcttcagaccccttagcttgTCTAAATGGGGCCCACAGCCTCctcattcaaacacatcacagagcaccgcccccccccgcacacacagcCTTAGAACATCACaatacccaccccccacccacacacacacaccgttaacGTCAGCTGCTAAAACACACCACATTTGCCAACAGAACATGAAACTACTCAtccacacaacacagcagcatCTGAGACGACTCCTTACACATTACCTCTCAGGTTCCTGGCATGCCAGACAgcattcctacacacacacacacacctactgtgccctcaggtaacacacacacacaaccccagcccctatccctaaacccaacccccacccccattcctaaacctaacccccatccctcaacctaacctccagccccccaccccttatcctaacccttcatgagttgtttgtttgtttatttatttatttatttttcttctttttttcccttttctaatttacttatttctttattaaatatttttcatatttatattattttatagacagacagttgaccttttcataccctattcccctccttgttggtgtggttggatccaatcggccagtgcactcacagtcacccactccaccaaatatcatgttcccctaacctaacccagCCAGTGCCATTGGATCCACCACACTttctcccccttttttttcctcttgttTTCCTATCAACCTCTCACATACCGTAGCTCCAGCCAGGGCTGCTCTCCTCCCACCGACAGGTTGGTCCTCCTCTGGCCCGACCACACCCGGGTCTTGAACCCAGCACACCAGACTCCCAGCCCACTGCCCTAACCACTCTCCCATGGGGGCACTGGCTATTGCAATTtgatttctgtttcttttctttttttctttacccCCTCAAAAATGCAAAAATTTGGAGTGACTCTactgggatttgaacctgccACCCTCCAGCCAAGGGGCAGATGCTTTCCCCCTACTCTACTGAGTCTCCTTTATTCTTTGATTTTAAACccttttattctttgtttagaCTTTCTACTACTAGAAAGATTAGCTCCTTTTAAGAAAAACTCCTCCGTGCCCTTCCCTGGTGGGACTCGAGCCTGTGACTCTGGGGTCCAGGAGCAAGTCCCCTACCACTACACCAGGGAACCTCCCCTTTACTCTGTTTTACTCTCTCCATATTAGTCAAACATACCCTAACATCTTTTACTTAGTATTTCACTTTAGGTCCTCTCTTTTATCTTCTAACCCTTTTTCACCTTCTtactacttttatttattttatttatttaaaacctATTTATAAATGCTATTTGCACAGTTGGTCAGACGGGCCTCGAACCTGTGCCCTTCTCCCTTCCAGTCTGGCCACTTAGCCATTACACCCCTGAGGACCTCTTAAGTAGAGCCTTTACACTCTACCTCAATTTCACTTTTTACACTTAGAACTACAATTCCCAACCACCTTAGCTTCCCTCCATTTGCAGACCAATTTCAAATGCCCCAATCACAGACAGCCACATACTCTCATTTAGATTGACTCACACTACATCCAACCAACACCCTTCTTTCCAGAAACAAACCCCTTCCTCTTCCTAACTCCCCCCCTCATTTCTAACTGAAAtaccaaacacaccagcactagGCACTTTCTCCTCTGATGCAGGATTAGTTATCCGAAACGTCAGGAGTTTTCCAAGGAGCAACACGGTATTTCTGCTTTTATTCCTTACTAGTTAATCCAATTGGTTTTAAATTATTTGAAATAAAGATTGGCTTTTAAATTTTAACAAACACTGTAAGAGGACTACCCTATCCACCTGCCTGACCACAtggattagcatgctagcacatATCTGGACTGTTTGCTATACACCTGGCTGTCAAGACTGTGCTCTCTTTCATGAACTTGGACTGCAACCTCACTCTTTTGGAGGTAACCTGAGCAATCTACCATCTGGAACACTACTCTGTGGATCTTTAACATCAAACCCAACACAAGCATGAGGTATGCGAACCTAGGTCTGCGCTACAGGTAAGGGCTTTTATCCtttcagttgtttgtttttagtgTTGGTTAATTTCTGTAAGGTTGGCTTTTACCGTTTTGCTCCTTTCTAGCCAGCTGCCCCCATTCCCTTTTCCCCCCCTCCAACATATTTGCCCcccccattttttatttttggttttttggttttgttttctttcttttcttctccctaCACTACACAACTCCATACATTGACTTCCATACATTCActtccactcactcactacattacacatacaACATGGCCTCATTCAACAGACCCTACACACGTCCTCTCACACAACCTCCAGATCCCCTCACCCGACAACAATCCAAACACTACTTCAAACTGATTCAAGTCACTCACCACCAACACATAATTTCACATGCACTCCAGACAGGCCTCTTCCCCACAGGTATGACCAGACAAGTAGCCAAACTTACACAATTCATTAAACCAGCACTACCCACtcaacatacacgcacactacTCAACCAGAACACATCAGACTGGATGCAACACAACATGGACATCCTTCTGGAACACTATAACACACAACTTACACTACTGACTTCCACCCCTTCCCCTTTCAATACACTGGCATTTCAGATTGCCAGTGGCTGGGCCAGAAAGAGGTACCATACTCGCCTGTCACCCACTACCTTACAGACAGTTCAACGGCTTCTCAACCCTCAGTCTTCCCCccacacaacaccaacacacaccaccccccctccccatactACTACCCCCACTCCTAgggacccccccacacccactcactctTCTGACCCCTCTTTTCTCACTGAattccctcctcttcctgcacCCACTAGGGCCCCTACTCCCCCTCCTAAACAGGACTTGGGAGTTATGCCACATCCCACACTTACACTTACCACCCCATCCATCCCTTCACTCTCCACTTCCATTGACTTACAGCAGGTCACTTTTACCATCAACACACCTGACCTGACAGATACACTCTCAGATACTGATGACCATCAACACccacccaacaccacacacaccactcagaacgcacaacaccacaccaaaaATCCCCCCACTACTCCCACACCCATAGACACTTCTCCCATTGACACCCCAAACCCTCTtattaaccctaaccctacaccCACTAACACCCACCCTACTGACACtctcccggtctcccctaccctTACACCACCCAAAAACAGACCCACCATACAGGTTACAGCCCTTGTCACTCACACTTATAACAGTCAGCCCACAATCACCCAACGCCCTAACACGGCCATCACTAACACCACCCAGGCTAACCACCTCATAACACATTTGGTTCCACAGGATATAACACCATGTCTCTCTCCACCAGGTTCCACCCAAGTGGGAGGGGTAGACCCAGGACAGTCCAAACCATCAAGGGTGATGATGAGCAAGGGAAACAAAAAAGCTAACCAGCTTACAAAACCCAATGCTgagccctccacctccacaggtGTAGAACTGTCTGGGGATCCTACTCCCTCCCCCCTACCTCTACACAAACCCTCACCTACACCACATTCTACACAACCCCTGTCCCCTAGGCCCCCTCTTCTTCGGACTCCTACagtcccacttctctctctccccctcttttctccTACCTATCACAAATGGTCCAACAATAGACTTCAGGAGTGGCACATCAGACCTAACAAACCCATATTATTCATAGGCGATTCCAATCTGGCCCGTATTCCCCCTCATCCATATCCCAACATACAGATAGACAGCTATCCAGGTGCCACAGCCAACCACATGAACCGGTTACTTGAGAAAACTTCCCCACAAGAAGCCGTTGAGCTGTTAGTCCTGTCGGTGGGTACCAACAACAGAGAACACAATGCTAAGGCCACCACCAACAAACAACTTAACAAAATGTTTAAGTTGGCCACCAAAGTTTTCCCCAACGCCAACATTTATGTCCCGGTCATCAACTTTTCCCCCTCTATTCACCCACACTACAAATACAATCTCACCGAGATTAACCGCTACATCAccacccacctcccccacctccaaccACTTCCAGCAGATCAATTTTCCACCACACTTGATCACATCCACTGGACCCCAGAAGTGGCTTCCAAAATCCTCCACTTCTGGTGCACACAACTAAATTTAACCTTTCACAGACCCTAAATCaggacacaccctcacacaccctgaATCACACTTCACCTCACACTGACTCCCTCATCCTCAACTTGTCCAAGTCCCTTATTCTCTCCCCTGTACAAACTGCACTTTTAGAAAAAGGTCTTTCTTTTATTCCTACACCTACCAGCCAGGACCGGGAGGGACTGCGAAGGGATATCCATGGTTATCATAGACGCTTGAAATTACATGATCATTTTAAACACAAACCCCACCGTGAGCCCGTCCCCttcactctcccctccacctgGGAACCTGACTCTTCCCAGGTGGATGGGAGACTACGTACCCTCATTAGGCAAGATCTCCATTCCCTGTC
Above is a genomic segment from Alosa sapidissima isolate fAloSap1 chromosome 4, fAloSap1.pri, whole genome shotgun sequence containing:
- the LOC121706653 gene encoding mucin-2-like; amino-acid sequence: MASFNRPYTRPLTQPPDPLTRQQSKHYFKLIQVTHHQHIISHALQTGLFPTGMTRQVAKLTQFIKPALPTQHTRTLLNQNTSDWMQHNMDILLEHYNTQLTLLTSTPSPFNTLAFQIASGWARKRYHTRLSPTTLQTVQRLLNPQSSPHTTPTHTTPPPHTTTPTPRDPPTPTHSSDPSFLTEFPPLPAPTRAPTPPPKQDLGVMPHPTLTLTTPSIPSLSTSIDLQQVTFTINTPDLTDTLSDTDDHQHPPNTTHTTQNAQHHTKNPPTTPTPIDTSPIDTLPVSPTLTPPKNRPTIQVTALVTHTYNSQPTITQRPNTAITNTTQANHLITHLVPQDITPCLSPPGSTQVGGVDPGQSKPSRVMMSKGNKKANQLTKPNAEPSTSTGVELSGDPTPSPLPLHKPSPTPHSTQPLSPRPPLLRTPTVPLLSLPLFSPTYHKWSNNRLQEWHIRPNKPILFIGDSNLARIPPHPYPNIQIDSYPGATANHMNRLLEKTSPQEAVELLVLSVGTNNREHNAKATTNKQLNKMFKLATKVFPNANIYVPVINFSPSIHPHYKYNLTEINRYITTHLPHLQPLPADQFSTTLDHIHWTPEVASKILHFWCTQLNLTFHRP